A section of the Subtercola frigoramans genome encodes:
- a CDS encoding DUF488 domain-containing protein — protein sequence MDTNVIGIGYEGLDSDGLLARLRLRRVSTVVDVRLNPISRKRGMSKSALRELLANANIGYEHFPALGNPRDNREGFADITGQAGKDARARYEALLSSSEAKDKLDSVIALSQIGLVALLCFEADECTCHREVVLTAIRDRELTKV from the coding sequence ATGGACACAAACGTGATTGGCATCGGTTACGAGGGCCTCGACAGCGACGGACTGTTGGCACGATTGCGACTCCGACGAGTGTCGACGGTAGTAGATGTGAGGCTCAACCCAATCTCGCGCAAGCGCGGCATGTCCAAGTCGGCACTTCGAGAGCTACTTGCAAATGCCAATATCGGTTACGAACATTTTCCGGCTCTCGGGAATCCTCGTGATAACCGAGAGGGGTTCGCTGACATCACCGGACAGGCAGGTAAGGACGCGCGTGCCCGTTATGAGGCGTTACTTTCATCGTCCGAAGCTAAAGATAAGTTGGACAGCGTCATCGCACTTTCTCAAATCGGTCTAGTCGCGCTCCTCTGCTTCGAGGCGGACGAATGCACCTGCCACCGGGAGGTCGTTTTGACCGCGATTCGTGACCGGGAACTTACGAAGGTTTAG
- a CDS encoding alpha/beta fold hydrolase: MTSSSTTQTPSTRYITRPEGRIAYDVQGTGPVVVLVPGMGDLRAGYRFLAPQLIAAGYTVATTDLRGHGDSDTTFSSYGDPETAGDIEALIDELGGKAVIGGNSLAAGAAVIVAAEHPAKVTGLVLFGPFVRNPPTSAFMAWLFRTMMAPLWVASMWKAYMPTLYKGKKPADFNEYRSAVIASLRRPGYGKAFSLTTNQTTHDPAEARLDDVTAPAIVIMGDSDPDFTDPAGEAKWVGQKLNAQVVMVPDAGHYPQSQQPEITTPAVLGFLRAVAPRA; the protein is encoded by the coding sequence ATGACCTCCTCAAGCACAACCCAGACCCCGTCAACCCGATACATCACCCGGCCAGAGGGCCGCATCGCCTACGACGTACAGGGCACTGGGCCTGTCGTGGTGCTCGTCCCCGGCATGGGTGACCTTCGTGCCGGCTACCGTTTCCTGGCACCGCAGCTCATCGCTGCCGGTTATACCGTCGCCACGACCGACCTTCGCGGCCACGGCGACAGCGACACGACGTTCTCGTCCTACGGCGATCCAGAGACTGCGGGCGACATTGAAGCGCTCATCGACGAGTTGGGCGGTAAGGCCGTCATCGGCGGCAACTCGCTTGCTGCGGGCGCGGCTGTCATCGTCGCGGCCGAGCACCCCGCGAAGGTGACTGGTCTTGTGTTGTTCGGGCCGTTCGTCCGTAATCCTCCTACGTCTGCCTTCATGGCGTGGCTGTTCCGCACGATGATGGCACCGCTGTGGGTGGCTTCGATGTGGAAGGCCTACATGCCGACCCTCTACAAGGGCAAGAAGCCAGCCGATTTCAACGAATACCGCTCTGCGGTCATCGCGAGCCTCAGACGTCCCGGCTACGGCAAAGCGTTCTCGCTCACCACAAACCAGACCACGCACGACCCGGCTGAGGCGCGGCTCGACGATGTCACTGCACCCGCGATCGTCATCATGGGCGACAGCGACCCAGACTTCACAGACCCCGCAGGCGAAGCGAAATGGGTCGGCCAGAAGCTGAACGCCCAGGTTGTCATGGTGCCCGACGCCGGTCATTACCCCCAGTCCCAGCAGCCCGAGATCACCACGCCGGCCGTGCTGGGCTTCCTCCGGGCGGTGGCTCCCCGTGCCTAG
- a CDS encoding helix-turn-helix domain-containing protein → MASQGTEDGWPAYAQELGLKLARAREAAGLSQERLAHAAGISAFTYRKLEKGESNPGTAANPRLKTLVALAEVLELGVSDLLPKTTPDVAIGR, encoded by the coding sequence GTGGCGAGCCAAGGAACTGAGGACGGTTGGCCCGCCTATGCCCAAGAACTGGGGCTAAAACTGGCCCGTGCCCGTGAGGCTGCCGGTTTGAGCCAGGAACGGCTTGCTCACGCGGCGGGGATATCTGCCTTCACGTACCGCAAACTCGAGAAGGGTGAGTCCAATCCGGGCACCGCTGCCAACCCGCGCCTCAAGACGCTGGTCGCGTTAGCGGAGGTATTAGAGCTCGGAGTTAGTGACTTGCTACCCAAGACAACGCCTGACGTTGCGATAGGTCGCTGA
- a CDS encoding TetR-like C-terminal domain-containing protein, whose amino-acid sequence MADEIGLNSLTLAALAERLGVKQPSLYKHIDSLAGLHRSVSLLAKRELGAAVSRAAVGRSGADAIFAMSHAYRNWALLHPGRYDVTQTPPAPGDIDDENTMMAAIQVIADVLSAYDLEGDDSVDAIRALRSILHGFISLETAGGFALKADIDRSFDRLIHGFTVALGQWTDPIDLGLNEARI is encoded by the coding sequence ATGGCAGACGAAATCGGGCTCAACTCCCTCACCCTCGCTGCCCTGGCCGAACGCCTGGGCGTCAAGCAACCGTCGCTGTACAAGCACATCGATTCGCTCGCGGGACTGCACCGGAGTGTCTCGCTCCTCGCGAAGCGTGAACTCGGCGCTGCGGTCTCGCGGGCCGCTGTGGGCCGCTCGGGCGCCGACGCGATCTTCGCAATGTCGCACGCGTACCGCAACTGGGCGCTCCTTCATCCCGGCCGGTACGACGTGACCCAGACACCGCCCGCCCCGGGCGACATCGATGACGAGAACACGATGATGGCGGCCATCCAGGTCATCGCCGACGTGCTCAGCGCCTACGACCTGGAAGGCGACGACTCGGTCGACGCCATCCGGGCCCTCCGCTCGATCCTCCACGGGTTCATCTCCCTCGAGACGGCCGGAGGGTTTGCGCTCAAGGCCGACATCGACCGAAGTTTCGACCGCCTGATCCACGGCTTCACCGTCGCCCTCGGCCAGTGGACAGACCCCATCGACCTTGGCCTCAACGAAGCCCGAATCTGA
- a CDS encoding winged helix-turn-helix domain-containing protein, which yields MPTSTITESDAVEVLVAAGFDVSARPHERRGVDLLVSRDGETAVVDVKVRQKTIYEWDALRLLENAHERVLIVVPIASRGLIDAAKRDRRLGVVSLGNRLVIWNRKEIHSPDAIAKTHAPTVPGRRRNPWGRWAIMRAYLLNEKPRSQLELAEEAGVTQSAVSKSNSILEGLVVRSPSGWRATDRLALWHAFMAEYAGPGGITTYWYGLDAVTDQSNSVAAAGASAGVQILVSGDSAADQLAPWRVPARAVVYAASGMALGKLGFAQTTDERATLTFTVPTDHTIWATAASWSQRGDISTVDPVIAAWDVRRTGGPDADEAIERIRDLVLTGGRS from the coding sequence ATGCCGACTTCGACGATTACCGAGTCTGACGCAGTTGAGGTGCTCGTCGCTGCCGGCTTCGACGTGTCAGCGCGTCCCCATGAGCGTCGGGGCGTCGACCTTCTCGTGAGCCGCGACGGCGAGACCGCTGTCGTGGACGTCAAGGTACGGCAGAAGACGATCTACGAGTGGGACGCTCTGCGGCTTCTTGAGAACGCCCACGAGCGCGTCTTGATCGTCGTGCCGATCGCGAGCCGCGGCCTCATCGACGCCGCGAAGCGTGATCGGCGATTGGGCGTCGTGTCACTCGGGAATCGACTCGTTATTTGGAACCGCAAGGAAATTCACTCACCCGACGCGATCGCCAAGACCCATGCGCCAACTGTGCCTGGCCGTCGACGCAACCCGTGGGGTCGCTGGGCAATCATGCGTGCCTACCTCCTCAACGAAAAGCCCCGATCCCAGCTCGAGCTGGCGGAAGAAGCTGGCGTGACGCAGTCTGCTGTGTCCAAGTCGAACAGCATACTCGAGGGCCTTGTCGTCAGATCGCCCTCTGGGTGGAGGGCGACAGATCGCTTAGCACTCTGGCATGCGTTCATGGCGGAGTACGCGGGTCCGGGAGGGATCACCACATACTGGTATGGGCTGGACGCTGTCACTGACCAATCGAATTCGGTGGCGGCCGCCGGTGCATCCGCTGGAGTCCAAATCCTAGTCTCTGGAGATTCCGCCGCTGATCAGTTGGCGCCGTGGCGAGTTCCTGCGCGTGCTGTCGTATACGCCGCGTCAGGGATGGCTTTGGGCAAGCTCGGCTTCGCACAGACCACCGATGAGCGTGCCACGCTCACATTCACCGTTCCAACGGACCACACCATCTGGGCAACCGCGGCGTCGTGGTCGCAACGAGGCGACATTTCGACAGTCGACCCCGTTATCGCGGCATGGGATGTCAGGCGCACGGGCGGCCCCGACGCGGACGAGGCCATCGAACGGATCCGTGATCTGGTCCTTACGGGCGGACGATCGTGA
- a CDS encoding GNAT family N-acetyltransferase yields MPPPDTLRLRFRQMASSDLDAMAGLLGDPKVMQFYPMPKTRDQAATWIAWNEKNYTDHGYGLWIIETLAGDFVGDCGLTWQDVNGVSKLEVGYHVGTVWQGRGFATEAAAACRDFARELGGVPELVAIIHPENRASERVAEKIGMRRIEDDRGGHLPTRRVLSLRL; encoded by the coding sequence ATGCCTCCTCCAGATACCCTGCGGCTTCGATTTCGTCAGATGGCGTCATCCGATCTTGATGCAATGGCCGGATTGCTGGGTGACCCGAAAGTCATGCAGTTCTATCCGATGCCGAAAACGCGGGACCAGGCCGCAACATGGATTGCTTGGAACGAGAAGAACTACACCGACCATGGGTATGGCCTCTGGATCATCGAGACGCTAGCCGGCGACTTCGTCGGCGACTGCGGCCTGACCTGGCAAGACGTCAACGGCGTCAGCAAGCTCGAAGTGGGGTATCACGTCGGAACTGTGTGGCAGGGTCGCGGCTTCGCGACCGAGGCCGCCGCCGCGTGCCGCGACTTCGCGCGCGAGCTCGGCGGGGTTCCGGAACTGGTCGCAATTATTCATCCCGAGAATCGCGCATCGGAGCGGGTCGCAGAGAAGATCGGGATGCGACGCATCGAGGACGACCGCGGAGGACACCTGCCCACCCGGAGAGTACTCAGCCTGCGGTTGTAA
- a CDS encoding IS1595 family transposase, producing the protein MVERLVGGVDYPQTILEFQDWFATDDACLKFLTGLRWPDGFVCPRCGVSGQAWRIAGGLWMCRACGRQTSVTAGTIFDRTRSPLRMWFHAAWYITSQKTGVSAQGLQRVLGLRSYETAWVWMHKFRRAMVVPGRGLLQGVVELDETYVGGISRGNSGRSSTKVGVMVAAEMLGVKRLGRIRLEPSPGESLQLISFAQRVIDPGALIRTDGAQELKRLAKLGYEHERHVELGSKVPAHVSLYGVHTVASLLKRWLEGTLHQGISNDHLGYYLDEFTFRFNRRASRSRGLLFYRLLEQAMRTNPAPLPTIIAAKRTNGDA; encoded by the coding sequence ATGGTCGAGCGTTTGGTCGGTGGGGTGGATTATCCGCAGACGATTCTGGAGTTTCAGGATTGGTTCGCGACCGATGATGCGTGCTTGAAGTTCTTGACGGGTCTGCGATGGCCGGACGGCTTTGTCTGCCCGAGGTGTGGTGTGAGTGGGCAGGCGTGGCGGATCGCGGGCGGCTTATGGATGTGTCGGGCGTGTGGACGGCAAACGAGCGTGACGGCGGGCACGATCTTTGATCGGACCCGCTCGCCGTTGCGGATGTGGTTTCACGCCGCGTGGTACATCACCTCGCAAAAAACCGGAGTCTCCGCGCAGGGGCTGCAGCGGGTGCTCGGGCTGCGGTCATATGAGACGGCGTGGGTCTGGATGCACAAGTTCCGTCGGGCGATGGTCGTGCCCGGCCGGGGGCTGCTGCAGGGTGTGGTCGAGCTAGACGAAACCTATGTGGGCGGGATAAGCCGCGGAAATTCGGGCCGAAGCAGCACAAAGGTGGGGGTAATGGTCGCTGCCGAGATGCTCGGCGTCAAGCGGCTGGGCCGAATACGGCTCGAGCCAAGCCCCGGCGAGAGCTTGCAGCTGATCAGCTTCGCACAACGTGTCATCGACCCCGGCGCCCTGATCCGTACGGACGGAGCGCAAGAGCTCAAGCGCCTCGCAAAGCTCGGATACGAGCACGAGCGTCACGTAGAACTCGGCTCGAAGGTCCCCGCCCACGTATCCCTCTACGGCGTGCACACCGTTGCCTCGTTACTCAAGCGCTGGCTCGAAGGCACCCTCCACCAGGGCATCAGCAACGACCACCTAGGCTACTACCTAGACGAGTTCACCTTCCGATTCAACCGCCGCGCATCCCGCAGCCGAGGCCTGCTGTTTTACCGTCTCCTCGAACAAGCCATGCGCACGAACCCTGCACCTTTGCCAACGATCATCGCCGCCAAACGTACTAATGGAGATGCCTAG
- a CDS encoding iron-siderophore ABC transporter substrate-binding protein, which translates to MSHLRTVGLIAATTIALSLAACSASPPSEPATTSTAGAFPVTIEHVYGATTIEKKPERVATVAWANHEVPLALGIVPVGMSKATWGDDDNDGVLPWVEDKLTELGAETPVLFDETDGIDFEAVADTKPDVILASYSGITREEYDTLSKIAPVVAYPGVAWGTSMNDMIRMNSTALGLASEGEKLTTDLDATIAATLAKNPSLKDSKLLFSYIDPSDLSQIGFYTSNDTRPGFLASLGMPLPTVVAEASAGTDEFYTTVSSEEADRFADVDVFVTYGDADGAIIAQLQADPLLSKIPAIANGRIAVLQNSTPLAASANPSPLSIGWGIDDYFALLGAAVAPVPAA; encoded by the coding sequence TTGAGTCACCTCCGCACCGTCGGCCTCATTGCCGCGACGACCATCGCCCTCTCCCTTGCCGCGTGCTCTGCCTCGCCGCCCAGCGAACCGGCCACGACAAGCACAGCCGGCGCGTTCCCCGTGACCATCGAGCACGTCTATGGCGCGACGACGATCGAGAAGAAGCCTGAGCGGGTCGCCACCGTCGCGTGGGCCAACCACGAGGTGCCCCTTGCGCTGGGCATAGTGCCGGTCGGCATGAGCAAGGCGACCTGGGGCGACGACGACAACGACGGCGTCTTGCCGTGGGTGGAAGACAAGCTCACGGAGCTCGGTGCCGAAACCCCGGTTCTCTTCGACGAGACAGATGGAATCGATTTCGAGGCGGTGGCCGACACCAAGCCTGACGTGATTCTGGCCAGCTACTCGGGAATCACCCGGGAGGAGTACGACACGCTCTCGAAGATCGCTCCGGTCGTCGCGTACCCCGGTGTGGCGTGGGGCACGTCGATGAACGACATGATCCGCATGAATTCGACGGCGCTCGGCCTGGCGAGCGAGGGGGAGAAGCTCACCACTGACCTCGACGCCACGATCGCAGCGACGCTCGCGAAGAACCCGTCCCTGAAGGATTCGAAGCTGCTCTTCTCGTACATCGACCCGTCTGACCTCAGCCAGATCGGCTTCTACACGAGCAACGACACCCGCCCCGGGTTCCTGGCATCGCTGGGCATGCCCCTGCCGACCGTGGTCGCCGAGGCATCGGCCGGTACAGACGAGTTCTACACGACAGTCAGTTCTGAAGAGGCCGATCGATTCGCCGATGTCGACGTGTTCGTGACCTACGGCGACGCCGACGGTGCGATCATCGCACAGCTGCAGGCCGACCCCCTGCTGTCGAAGATCCCGGCCATCGCAAACGGCCGCATCGCCGTGCTGCAGAACTCGACGCCCCTGGCCGCGTCGGCCAACCCGTCACCGCTGTCGATCGGATGGGGCATCGACGACTACTTCGCCCTCCTCGGCGCCGCGGTGGCACCGGTTCCGGCGGCGTGA
- a CDS encoding DUF2716 domain-containing protein — MGNRSSWRLLDPLEYETVWDQFREKFGFRADIRASGWPAIREPTPSITFDLSGIPEGPRFASAVAAINTEALRCFVWVMPDIAELLVLDWNHEAYWLKPELESLLPPEDPINGHPTVHPNGDYYSFLNPDMTEGTFGHPWEQSICVMGQRLIDSLGKSFALWLPVLRVNGVPVTQPMASE; from the coding sequence ATGGGGAATCGATCGAGTTGGCGTCTGCTTGACCCGTTGGAGTATGAGACGGTGTGGGACCAGTTCCGTGAAAAATTTGGTTTTCGCGCGGACATCCGTGCCTCCGGTTGGCCGGCTATTCGGGAGCCAACGCCTTCCATTACATTTGACCTCTCGGGCATTCCGGAGGGCCCTCGTTTTGCCTCCGCAGTGGCGGCGATCAATACTGAGGCCCTGAGATGCTTCGTCTGGGTGATGCCCGACATCGCTGAGCTACTTGTCCTTGACTGGAATCACGAGGCGTATTGGCTCAAACCAGAGCTCGAAAGCTTGCTGCCTCCGGAGGATCCGATCAACGGCCACCCGACGGTTCATCCCAATGGGGACTACTACTCGTTTCTTAACCCGGACATGACCGAGGGCACGTTTGGTCATCCTTGGGAGCAGAGCATCTGCGTCATGGGTCAGCGGCTGATCGACAGTCTTGGGAAGTCATTCGCACTCTGGCTGCCTGTACTTCGCGTCAATGGTGTGCCCGTCACACAACCGATGGCGTCGGAGTAG
- a CDS encoding AAA family ATPase, with protein MPKKKFERDVLRSFKKFMDVAIASADSTGEAKLTPLGERVSAHLGQNASTLPVVSESIADHRLIDADIALDALSGAAPGGDDITPLSGVSGGQQRFHSTMSELLSNPHTRFGQGPVDFTSRPTGPDSTRQVVAFGLRLLGFKGEPVAIIQRAANPQFGRNEAELEIMAGSARLVTEFLAELRRLMIEHSVLRRQVLSFVGSQFGGSAGVTFLPRPAVTADSIILPEGVLETVVEHVVGIGEQRDTLLASGQHLKRGVLLFGPPGTGKTLTVRHLLSRTPDITAVLLTGSSIAHIGAAAEIARTFQPSIVVLEDIDLVAMERHISPQPLLFEVLDALDGLEGDADVAFVMTTNRVEVLERALAERPGRVDLAVEIELPGPRERQRLFQRYANDLPFSREALDDAAERSEGVTGSFAKELIRRAVLRAALRDETVTDADLNTALDDLLSARESLTRHLLGAGGQAAAGWEPEPETFAFGGEPFIGTISSSPGFASSIEYSTDGGASYTEPPQYTEPAVHTAPPAEDNIEQ; from the coding sequence ATGCCGAAGAAGAAGTTCGAACGTGACGTACTGCGGTCCTTCAAGAAGTTCATGGACGTCGCCATCGCCTCAGCCGACAGCACGGGCGAAGCGAAACTGACCCCCCTGGGCGAGCGCGTGTCTGCGCACCTGGGCCAGAACGCTTCCACACTCCCCGTGGTCTCAGAGTCGATCGCCGATCATCGTCTCATCGATGCCGACATCGCTCTCGATGCCCTGTCTGGCGCAGCTCCCGGAGGCGACGACATCACCCCGTTATCTGGCGTGAGCGGTGGCCAGCAACGCTTTCACTCCACCATGTCTGAACTTCTCTCGAACCCCCACACCCGCTTCGGCCAGGGGCCCGTCGACTTCACGTCCCGGCCGACCGGGCCGGACTCGACACGGCAGGTGGTTGCCTTCGGGCTCCGTCTGCTGGGCTTCAAGGGTGAGCCTGTTGCGATCATCCAGAGGGCAGCGAACCCCCAGTTCGGTCGCAACGAAGCCGAACTCGAAATCATGGCAGGCTCCGCGAGGCTCGTCACCGAATTTCTCGCCGAATTGAGGCGACTGATGATCGAGCACAGTGTGCTCCGCCGCCAGGTGCTGTCGTTCGTCGGTTCCCAGTTCGGCGGCAGCGCAGGCGTGACGTTCCTCCCCCGGCCCGCAGTGACGGCAGATTCGATCATCCTGCCCGAAGGTGTGCTCGAGACGGTCGTCGAGCACGTGGTGGGCATCGGCGAGCAACGCGACACGCTTCTCGCTTCGGGGCAGCACCTCAAACGCGGTGTTCTGCTGTTCGGCCCTCCCGGAACCGGGAAGACGCTGACCGTACGACACCTGCTCAGTCGCACACCCGACATCACCGCCGTTCTGCTGACCGGATCGAGCATCGCGCACATCGGGGCCGCCGCCGAGATCGCGAGAACGTTCCAGCCGTCGATCGTCGTACTCGAAGACATCGACCTCGTCGCCATGGAGCGCCACATCTCACCCCAGCCACTGCTCTTCGAAGTTCTCGACGCACTCGATGGGCTCGAGGGTGATGCCGATGTCGCGTTCGTGATGACAACCAACCGCGTCGAGGTACTCGAACGTGCCCTTGCCGAGCGACCCGGCCGGGTCGACCTCGCGGTCGAGATCGAGCTCCCCGGCCCGCGCGAACGCCAGCGGCTGTTCCAGCGTTACGCCAACGACCTGCCCTTCAGCCGCGAGGCCCTCGATGACGCGGCTGAGCGTTCGGAGGGTGTGACCGGGTCATTCGCCAAGGAACTCATCCGTCGCGCCGTGCTTCGAGCCGCCCTGCGCGACGAAACGGTCACCGACGCCGACCTGAACACCGCTCTGGATGACCTTCTATCCGCCCGCGAATCCCTCACTCGGCACCTCCTCGGTGCTGGCGGCCAGGCTGCGGCGGGGTGGGAGCCCGAACCGGAGACGTTCGCCTTCGGCGGCGAGCCCTTCATCGGCACAATCTCGAGCTCGCCCGGATTCGCTTCCAGTATCGAATACTCCACAGACGGCGGCGCTTCCTACACCGAGCCTCCCCAATACACCGAGCCTGCCGTCCACACCGCACCTCCCGCGGAGGACAACATCGAACAATGA